One genomic segment of Gossypium arboreum isolate Shixiya-1 chromosome 3, ASM2569848v2, whole genome shotgun sequence includes these proteins:
- the LOC108475998 gene encoding uncharacterized protein LOC108475998: protein MLSSASNRVLTFTLQFSSSLKFLPKTHIDYRPRSLHSSIMSSASRSSPREALLDDSGCGGPITLEEWQRWGCISPVPAMVNAVIQDLKLLENNIDAHMVFGGNGGKLQGDFKIQEDKKHRARYETLADSDKKFQFYSARQIACRLLGSRGYLCQKCWLPMEDCMCSKVKPSSLWHGIKFWVYMHPKDFLRQNNTGKLLWQVFGVQAATLCLYGISEDEEIMWNAFKDAGKAKVWCLYPNHNNAPKTVQDAFSHQISADMECAYSLTNKDRPLNFVLIDGTWSNSAAMFRRVKEQAKLAWGEEDIPCISLATGASAMHKLRPQPSWDRTCTAAAAISVLAELQLLPECSTHGLDKQAEAVEDALIVLLEVLTTRRLRMGRSITRKVRHSRDIC from the exons ATGCTTAGCAGCGCCAGCAATAGGGTATTGACATTTACATTGCAATTCTCCTCATCTCTCAAATTCTTACCCAAAACCCATATTGACTATCGACCCAGGAGCCTTCATAGCTCAATCATGAGCTCTGCTTCTCGTTCCTCTCCAAGAGAAGCCCTATTAGATGATAGTGGTTGCGGTGGCCCCATCACGTTGGAAGAATGGCAACGATGGGGCTGCATATCTCCAGTACCAGCAATGGTAAATGCTGTCATTCAGGATTTGAAGCTTCTGGAGAATAATATTGATGCCCACATGGTTTTTGGTGGTAATGGTGGTAAATTACAG GGGGATTTTAAAATCCAGGAGGATAAGAAGCACAGAGCAAGATATGAGACATTGGCTGACTCAGACAAAAAGTTCCAATTCTATTCTGCTCGGCAAATAGCATGCCGGTTGCTCGGAAGTCGGGGCTATCTCTGCCAGAAG TGTTGGCTTCCTATGGAAGATTGTATGTGCTCAAAAGTCAAGCCTTCCTCACTATGGCATGGCATAAAATTTTGGGTGTATATGCACCCAAAG GATTTTCTACGGCAGAACAACACTGGCAAGTTGTTATGGCAAGTATTTGGTGTTCAAGCTGCAACTTTGTGTCTTTATGGAATTTCTGAAGATGAGGAGATCATGTGGAATGCATTTAAGGATGCAG GAAAAGCCAAGGTTTGGTGCCTTTATCCAAACCACAACAATGCACCAAAGACAGTTCAGGATGCCTTTAGCCATCAAATTTCAGCAGATATGGAATGTGCATATTCGTTG ACAAATAAAGATAGACCTCTGAATTTTGTTTTGATTGATGGTACATGGAGCAATTCTGCAGCAATGTTCAGGCGTGTAAAG GAGCAAGCAAAGTTGGCCTGGGGAGAGGAAGACATCCCTTGCATATCTCTTGCCACAGGTGCATCTGCAATGCATAAACTTCG TCCTCAACCATCATGGGACCGTACTTGTACAGCCGCAGCAGCTATTAGTGTTCTTGCTGAGCTGCAGCTTCTTCCAGAGTGCAGCACCCATGGATTGGATAAACAGGCTGAAGCAGTTGAAGATGCTCTAATTGTCCTGTTAGAAGTACTGACGACTCGACGCCTTCGGATGGGCAGGTCCATTACTCGTAAAGTAAGACACTCTAGGGACATTTGTTAA
- the LOC108475037 gene encoding GPI-anchored protein LLG2-like has protein sequence MGLNSLNLSFWFLVCFFRFASASTYVSYDALVAHETTGRNLLQATKSCDEDFTKKNYTIITSRCKGPEYPKNNCCGALKDFACPFSDKVNDLTNDCARTMFSYINLYGKYPPGLFAHLCHEERKGLACDADPPASPATPLSTPPSFLFLTSASLTIFSLFF, from the exons ATGGGTTTAAATTCATTAAATCTAAGCTTTTGGTTTCTTGTTTGCTTTTTTCGATTTGCTTCCGCATCCACCTACGTTTCAT ATGATGCCTTGGTAGCTCATGAAACTACTGGGCGTAACCTCCTTCAGGCTACAAAGT CCTGCGATGAAGACTTTACGAAGAAGAATTACACGATCATAACAAGCCGTTGCAAAGGACCCGAATACCCAAAGAACAACTGTTGCGGAGCGCTCAAGGATTTCGCTTGCCCTTTCAGCGATAAAGTCAATGATTTGACCAATGACTGTGCTAGGACCATGTTCAGTTACATCAACCTGTACGGCAAATACCCACCAGGACTGTTCGCCCACTTATGCCACGAGGAGCGAAAAGGTCTTGCTTGCGATGCTGATCCCCCTGCCAGTCCTGCTACCCCCCTCTCTACCCCTCCTTCTTTCCTCTTCCTCACCTCTGCTTCCCTTACCATTTTCTCTCTCTTCTTTTGA